The proteins below are encoded in one region of Halorarum halophilum:
- a CDS encoding PRC-barrel domain containing protein produces MVNNEIDTVTEDDVGKEVVYNDDTVGRIVEIRHGTAYVDPDPGIVETVAAKLGWADASDEEDAYPLQEETVERVTDDEVRLRTDL; encoded by the coding sequence ATGGTAAACAACGAGATCGATACGGTCACCGAGGACGACGTCGGTAAGGAAGTCGTATACAACGACGACACCGTGGGTCGGATCGTCGAGATCCGCCACGGCACGGCGTACGTCGACCCCGACCCGGGGATCGTCGAGACCGTCGCGGCGAAGCTCGGGTGGGCCGACGCCTCCGACGAGGAGGACGCCTACCCGCTTCAGGAGGAAACGGTGGAACGGGTCACGGACGACGAGGTCCGCCTCCGCACGGACCTGTAG
- a CDS encoding DUF7344 domain-containing protein, producing MTHTETTPGSAPEQLRELESGEVDDVFDLLGHPQRRYLLDALGTDAPVPIADLVDAIVEGERGARGPAPDAGRADEVKLKLFHSHLPKLEEADVVDCEYGAGTVAVDDPEKLVLMNRLRAVVAEHTT from the coding sequence GGAGCAACTGCGCGAGCTGGAGTCAGGGGAAGTCGACGACGTGTTCGACCTGCTGGGGCACCCACAGCGGCGATACCTGCTCGACGCGCTCGGGACGGACGCCCCCGTCCCGATCGCCGACCTCGTCGACGCGATCGTCGAGGGGGAGCGGGGCGCCCGCGGCCCCGCCCCCGACGCCGGCCGTGCCGACGAGGTCAAGCTCAAACTGTTCCACAGTCACCTCCCCAAGCTGGAGGAGGCCGACGTCGTCGACTGCGAGTACGGTGCCGGGACGGTGGCGGTCGACGACCCGGAGAAGTTGGTTCTCATGAACCGACTTCGAGCCGTGGTCGCGGAACACACCACGTAG